TGTGGCCACAAGCCAGAGCAGAGTGAATGGAGATCTGTACAGCGAGGCTTTCCCTTTGGGGGTAGCAAGTTCTCTTTGCCCCCAATATAATTTACGCAGAGTAACAGCTTGGGCCAGGGTGCCTAGATATATACACCCAGGCATTGATGGTTGCAGGCTTTACACTTGCTATGTCAAATAGCAAGCATGAAAACATAACAGTGTCAATTGTAGAGTTGCCTTTATATAGTTCCTTGAGTTTCTAAGCAAGGGTATGAATCTGAAATGTGTCAAGGTAGAGGGAGAGAAGCATAAGGATTGTGCTCTGTCCTTTGAGTCCCACTGATGCTAAActggacattttaaaatgtttgcctgTTAATAAAATCCAGGCATCTTTTGAACTACATTTGGACAGTATATCTGCTACTGCAATTTCTGTTATACTGGAAGGTGTTTACCTATAAAACTTTGGGATTAATGGCTGGGGTGTGTACCCAGGATTTCCCATGTGTGCATCAGGGCATCCTTGATACTTCCCCCAATTGCTGTTCGTGCTGTTTTGGAGTCATTTCCTAAGTTTTGACAGCAGCTTAACAAGTGGCGGAAGGGATGCACAAATGGAAGttcccagcagggctctttggtTAGTGCTAGCGACTTTTTCATGCAGTTGCCCTTTTATAGCAGTGGTAACACTCATCTTCTACTCAATAGTTTATGTACAACCGCCACTGGCCCCTAAATAAAATAGCACTGAACATTCTAGTATCCATcataatgtaaaaaataataacctTGGACTACAAGAATGGAACGTTAATGTATCCTCTGATTACAATAAACTGTAAGTGAATTTCCAAGGCACTAATTCATAATTGAGTAGAACACCTAAAATAAAGCTAGCCTTATTCAATGTTCATCTCTGTTTCCTCACCTTAGTAATTTTCAAAAATTGAAACTTTCTGTAGTGTTCTTAAGTTTGATATAAACAATTTAGTCATCTAACTTTAGGTATTTAgactaataaataaaacaatagtttaatattaaatatttaagTAGTTATAGATTATtaagaattattttatttaaactaaGTTGAATTAGAATTAAAACTTCTCTTGTATTAACAAACTTTGTAAATATGTCTTCTTTCCTTTCAGCAAGGAGCAAATAATGCTGAGAAATTTGACTATGTAAGTGAACCATcaaacctttttaaaattatttcccatAGTTGAGTTTGAAACTGCAgggtaagattttatttttatatttgcttTTCCCCCTTCATTTCTGATCTGtgaactggcattcagagtctAATTTAAGCAAAAGAAAAGCCACATTCTTGCTCCTGTAGAATGAACTTGGGTTCTGAAACACACCAAGCTATGATAAACTTTTCATAGTTGGTGCTTTTGAGAATCGGTTTCCTTCCTTTTTGTATTACTTTCAATTTCTGAAAGTCTACATTGCTGCTGAAGAAGGAACTTCAGTTCCAAAACATGCCAAATGTCAATAAACTTTAATAGTTggtgaaaacagcaacaacattgaaACATTTAAGTATTGTTTGTGCAGCTTAACAGCCCAGTTCTCACAAAATGCTAAGCCATTGTTCAGCATTATAGGGACAATCCTTGGAGGCACACACTGCCCTTTCATCTTTCAGTGCAAGGTGGAAATGGAAGCATTTGTTTCCTGGTTTAAAATAACCATAGTTTACATCTAAACTGGACCAAAACTGTAGTTACTTTACACTATGGTTTATTGAAATAAGCCAGATAATAAACCCTGCTTTTATCTTGTCTTGTTTCATTAAACAATCAGTTAAATTAACCAGAGTCCCTCAATGGGACATGACATAATAAACTGTGGCTTCTTTTAGACCACAGAAGTGGAAGCTCCCAATTTCATGGCTGTGCTGAAGGAGGAGTGGAAGTGCATAAATCTAAGGCTTGTTCTTGTGATGCAAAACCAAGGTTTCATATTTCATCTGAACCAAGCCAATGAATGTTGAATCCTAGGCGTATAGGGATATGTTACTGTACATTCTGAAAACATTGTGATGCTTCTTTAACAGGTGATGCAATTCATGAATAAGATGGCTGGAAATGAATACGTTGGGTTCAGTAATGCCACGTAAGTAtgttttttagtttaaaaaattCCTCTTTACCCAGTTTCTTCTTACATCTATACGTAGTTCTGTGTTAGGTAGTAAATACAGTCGatctcggtttttgaatgtaatccgttctggaagaccgttcgacttccgaaacgtttgaaaaccgagtcACAATGGGCAGTcggcaatttcaatggagaaaattggaAAAACCTCAGCGGAAGCCGTTGGATTTCCAAGGCATGTTCGAAAACGAaaacaattacttctgggttttcagggttcaaaaactgaaacgtttggcttccgagacgctcgaaaaccgaggttccactgtagttcaaaCAAGTGTTGGTTTATTCAAATGGAGCATTATTTATGCTTGCCCTCATCAAACACTCCCTTTTCTGAGTCCTGTAGCACTTAAGGAAAAGGAGGCGTGATTCCTGCAAAGGCCCAGTGAGGCAGTTTATCCTTTGCAAGTTTGGCTTTTGGGGAAAGCACCACAGTGCCTCGCTACTGTTGCTGCCTCCAAAACTCCACTTCTTCCAAGCTCtcttgaaagaagaaaatatatttctttttcttcttttaggatttttttggggggagggagcagtAGCAGGGCATGCCCATCTGTAGTACAAAAACTACTTCTCTCCAATTTTTTGTGGAGGGCGATAGGTGGTTTTTCTCCTGCAGAGTTGGATTCCTGGTGGAAGGTACCAGCATCCCGTTTTTACTTCCCTCTGCAATAACTGAGCagaaaaggaaataaaccaccaccaccccacgaAAAAGGCAGGCAGTACTGTTCCTTTTTCCATCAGGTTTTGCTGGATGCAGCGGCTGGTGTTTTTTCTCAGCAGCTCAGCTTGCCAGAGGGAAAGCATTTTTGAGGATGAAAGGAGAAAGAGTTTTTGCCATGAGCAGGACATTTTGCGAAAGCACAGGGAGTGTTCACTAGACAGCAGAAAGACATTGCTACTGGCAAATAGGATTATGAAATCCTGATTAAAATAAGCTCAGGAtgcttgaaggagtgtctccacccccattgttctgcccggacactgaggtccagtgccaagggccttctggcggttcccttgctgcaagaagccaagttacaggtaaccaggcagagggccttctcggtagtggcacctgccctgtggaacaccctcccaccagatgtcaaagagaaaaacaactacagtaccagacttttagaagacatctgaaggcagccctgtttagggaagcttttaatgtttaatacatcattgtattttaatattctgttggaagttgcccagagtggctggggaaacccagccagatgggcggggtataaataaattattattattattattattattattattattattattattattaaatttcattGCTTCATTGCCTGCGTTTGAGCCAACAAAAGTCAACCAGAATAAACAGATCTTAAAAGCTGCTGAAAGATGTTTTGGCATTGGAACATCTTCTATGGAAAGAACTGGATTGCTGTAGTTCAGCCATCCCTGAGTGAATGCTTCTCTGTGTCTTTTGCAGTCTATGTTTGATTCATTATGTTATGTGGTCTGGCTCAAGGAACAGACTGCGTTGGAGATGCTCAAACAGAGCTGTTAATAGCTTTGTAAGTTATGGAGGGAGGTAGCTCCTTGAACTGTGTTTCAAAAGCAATATGAAGCCAGTGcagattctagagcaggcatccccaaacttcggccctccagatgttttggactacaatttccatcttccccaaccactggtcctgttagctagggatcatgggagttgtaggccaaaacatctggagggccgcagtttggggatgcctgttctagagtgcTGATAGAATTGGCATCCATTGATGGCTTGCCAGGAAGCAGCTTGCTGTACCAGTGTAAGCCTGGTCTGGCTTCAAAGTTCATAGAAAGGTGCATgatcagagttggaaaggaacatgagggccatttagtccaaccccctgtaacgctggaatcttttgcccaacatgggactcaaacccacaaccctgagattaaaagtctcatgctgtacccaCTGAGCTACATTATATGGGAACTGCAGGTTGCTACTCCCTTGCTCATCCAATATATGCAATGAAACACAATCGTGGAATACTTCTAGTTTagaaattgtttgttttttgctgcaaaacTAAGAATTGCTTGTTGCATCTGTAAAACTTCCCCTTTCCTGGGAGTGGGCCCCATTGCACTTAGCACAagttacttctgtgtagacacgTATAGATTTGCGCAGACCATATTTTACAACCCTTTCTAGTTTCCTTATTTGCAGTTTTACTGAAAATTTATTCAAATCAGACAATGGAGAAATGCTCAATATGtggcccttgttgttgttttggccaGTAATGCCCTATGACACTAATTAGTTTTTAAACTAAGCTTGTGTCTTGCTAAACCTGTAGATTGGGTAGCTAACATTTTTTGGGCCAGTGGGCAGCCACatttggaatttttaaaatttcctggGGGCTCCCACATCccaaagaacagaaaaaaagacAGGGCCACAAAAAGGCACAggcgtgctcccccccccccccaatcagtggAGAAAAGTCATGTACACCAACCATCACTGTGCTCAGTGGTCTCATATGCATTGTAGCTTTTTAAGGGATTAAAGGCAAAGACCTTTCACAGACGCCACAGGAGAGGCACCCATGAGTCGGTAACCCTTGATGTAGCCACTTAAGCCTCTCTCTTAAAGGTAGCAGAACTATCAACATTAACAAAATGTCATCAGCATACAGAAATTAATTCTGCCTTGCTAAATAAATATTATGGTGCTTTTCAGAAAGTTGTATCCTAGTCAGAAGCTTTCAATACTGTTAATAAGTGTCCTGGTCTTAAGGTGCATTTTCGTATTTCCTCACACTAGGTTCCAGTCTGAAAGAGAGAGTGGAGATCGAAACTTTGCAATAGGTTACtatctgaaagaaaaaaaggtatGTTGGAGGATTACATAGCCACCAATTCCTTAACTTTTCAGGCTATGTACTGTACTAAGCAAACTACCACAGAACAGACTTTCAAATaccagtggtacctcgacttacaaaggcgacccgttccgcggcgctcttcgtaagttgaagtcttCGGTGGTTGAAGCGcccattttgtgcatgtgtgaagcgcgactttgcgcttctgcgcatgcgccgactgtGCGCGccgcgaaaagacttccgggtttgccgacttcagaagtcgaaacctttggaagtcgagtcatttggatgtcgaggtaccactgtacagtcaaacctcggttgtcaaatgtaatctgttctggaagacagtTTGACCTCCGAAAAGTCCGACAACCAAGGATCAAAGGGCAGTCAGCAAAGtcaatggaggggggtggggacaactAATTGGAAGCCGTCcagcttctgaaaattgttcgAAAACGGGAgcggttacttccaggttttctgcatttgggagctgaaacaTTGCAAAACggaggcgtttgggagccaaggtgtgACTATATGCATAATAagtatagcacaggcatccccaaactttggccctccagatgttttggactacaattcccatcttccccgaccactggtcctgttagctagggatcatgggagttgtaggccaaaacatctggagggccgcagtttggggatgcctggtatagcgtATAATGGTGATTCACCAAAGGGTGCATGCAAGGTAATGCAGCAGTTTCTGCTGTCTGGAAGCACACTTAACAGActtgtttatttgtatgccacttttccacaagATGGTGTCCAAAGTGGCTCTTGCATATCTCAGATGTACCTATTCCTCTACAAATATGAAGTCACAAAGGGCCTGTTCTGTCAGCAGAAACTACCTCTAATTGGCTTTTGGCTGTGATGTCATGATATCTGAAACCTCACGGCCTAGCTTATGTACTAAAATCCTGTCCTATTTTTTGTAGTGTTTTCCAGAAGGCACAGATATGGTTGGCATATTGGACTTCTACTTCCAGGTAATTATCTGAACTTCATGTCTATAATCCTGAAAGGGAAATGTAAAAAGCTACAGAAATAATTGGGCAAGTGTAACACTGACAAAAATCTCAAAACTGGGGTCAACAGTTAAATACTTAATTAACTTACTTTTGCACATTTCATAAAGACAATAAAAATGCTGTACTCCAATATCAGATGCTATcaaaatatctttaaaatgttATTGTAGCTTTAGTCTATGGAAGTTAGAGTAAGTTATCTTAGCAGTGAATTCCTATTACAGGTTACAAACAGCCTAGCCAACAAactttttggattacaaacacttcaaaaccggaaatgagtgttccgtTTTGTTGGCACGCGGGAGCAGAGGGACCCAGTGCTTTCTCTCCACAATGCATGCCAGGCCTACACACCCTCGCCCCGGTCCCTCTGTGCACTCCGCTCCCCCAGCCTCAAGAGGTGCGCCTTCTCCTGCCTTGCGCAAAGCACCAGCTCGAGAGCGAGCAAGCGTGGAGCTCAGCCCGGTGGCGGCGGCAAATGAGGGAGCCACAGACCTGCGCTTTGCCTACTGCTTCCTCCAGATCACCCCAGCTGCCAGAACTGAGCTCCCTGCTCACTCCTTCCATTGccatcctgcctccttcccaggaTGGGGCGGGTGCAGCAACGCAGGCAGGCAGCTGGAGCCAGGGAGCCCAAAGAGCCGTGCACCTGCCATTCCGTTTGCCTGCAGTTGGCTCTTCCACAGCAGAGGGACCCATAAGCGGAGAAGGGGGTCACTGCAGCATCATCCCATGAAAGCGCCGACTGCAGGCAAACGGAATGGCAGGCGCGCAGCTCTTTGGCATTCCTCCCTAATCTGCTGACAGCTCATTCCATATGCTGCAGTCTATTGCTGGATCTAGTTTTTGTAAGGCAGTCTTTTAATCTATTTACTTATACAGTATACCACTTGTGTGTAATAGTTTGTAACTGTTCCTACTCTCACTCCCTACCTTTCTTAAGCTGTGTTCCATAGAAGTGACTTGCGAATCGGCCAGCGTAATGGCAGCAACATTGGCTAATGGAGGGTTTTGCCCAATCACTGGTGAGAGGGTACTGAGCCCAGAAGCCGTTCGGAACACTCTAAGTTTAATGCACTCCTGTGGCATGTATGACTTCTCAGGACAGTTTGCCTTCCACGTAAGTAGCATTTTCAAACTAGTGTTTAGTAGACGCGCCTATAGGAAACATTTAGGCTAAGCAGTATCATTCACTCTCTAAAGTAGCAATTTTAAGCTTTTACTTAATGTTATTTTATCTAAATTGTTTATATGCTGCCTTCCATCAAAACGGATTCAGTTTATATCACTATAAAGTGACAAGACACAAAGTTGAAAATACAATTCAATAAAACAAAGCTAACAGTAAAAGCTGTAGTttaaatagcaaataaataaataaataacccagcAGAatgttatttaaataaataagtaggtgAGAACGAAAAGTTTAGCGAAGTTGACACCACGCAAACATCCATGGGGAGGTCATTACATACCTGGTTGACGGCTGCTTCTCTTCTGATGGCAGGCGCACTCTGACAAGGACGTTTGAATTAGAGTATGGGGACACTGATAATGAATCTCAAACTGTTTAGGACTTTGCCTGTTTGTTTCAGGGTCCAATTCTATTGtgaaattcttttaaaagctggTGTGATCGTGGTCTTAATGAACTGTTCTAGTTGATGTTCTGAACTGAAGCTTCCAATCAGTCTTCGGAGACTGCTGCACATGTAACAACACACTGCAGTAGCTTAACCAGGAGGTTATGGCAGCCTGGGTAACCATAGTAAGACCACTCCCTATCCAGCAGTGGTCACAAGCTGTCTCTGTGATAATGGCAAACTAGTCAAACTAGTCAAAGGCTCTTTGTCTTTTGGAGGCCCAAGCTGTCTCTGTGATAATGGCAAACTCCGAGCTTACCTGTATGAGTGCACCAACTAAATAATACCTGGGACATGAGTTGACACCAATAAGTCAATCCTAAAAAGCTGTCCTTAGGACTATTTCAGTTATGGATGACCACCGAACATTTAAGTTTTGATATCTTTTAAGTCCTTAAATGTAAGCCTTCCTGTTGTTCCCTTTAATCTAGGTTGGTCTTCCTGCAAAATCAGGGGTTGCTGGTGGCATTCTGCTGGTTGTTCCCAATGTTATGGGCATGATGTGCTGGTCCCCTCCTCTGGACAAGATGGGCAACAGCGTTAAGGGGATACACTTTTGTCACGTAAGCAGCAAGGGTACTCACTTGCATATTTTCTTGGGTTTGCATCAGAATTTTAGTAGACTTTCTGTTTTCATGCCCACCTCAGATTTCATCATAAACTAACAGATGATGGGCAGTCAAAGCTGTACTTCCTCTGCAGAATTATTTTTACAAGTGTTTGGAAAATGTTGTCTGGAAAAACCTTTTTCAGATTCCAACATGAATGGTGGTTTGTGTTAGGGCTGAGCCAGATACTAAGGTGTGTACATTATTTCATTGTGAAAGAAGATATTCAGGGCTCCTAGAAGCTTGCCAGAGCAGGTTTGCCTGTTCCTTGCCCCATTTGGCTGCAATTTGCATGGTATTTTGAGAAAATAGCCAGCTGCCTTCTGAATAATCAAGCTCCAAAAAGCAACTGGACAGTGTTGTATCATGATGTCACTGAGGGGACCTGTTAAACAAAAATGATGCTAAATCTGCAGCTTTCAGCTGCAGCTGCAAAAAGGGAGTACATTTTGCAGGTGAAAAAGTTTTCCAAAATGCACTTCTCTGTTTCAGTCTGTTTTTGGCTGCCAAAAATGCCGATTCTTTGCTTTCTATTCACCTACTAATCCATAAGTTTCAACAATATTTCAAACCaattttagattattattattttgcaaaatttGTATCAACAAGTGAGCTTTTCTAATGGGCTCCAGTTAGCTATGTAATCAGATAATAACAGACTAGATGTGTAAAGCATAGAAACTTGTAAACTTTATTGGTTTGCATATAGAACAAAATGTGATGTTCTTCCCATTGCAGGAACTGGTATCTTTGTGCAATTTCCATAATTACGATAATTTGAGGCACTTTGCAAAGAAGCTTGATCCTCGCAGGGAAGGTGGTGATCAGCGGGTAAGTAGAAAAGGTATTTCAGGTTATTAGTGTGTATTGTGTATTTACTAGGTTTCTCCTTTTCCGAAATAAGATTGCTCAATGACATGTATTGCATCAATATGTAAATTCTAATGGTTCAAGTTCAGTTTACCTAATTGCCATAACTGGAGCTTAGTACCAGATGTTGTGTTTTAGTCATTTTGCCTACTCTGTTAGTAACTTGGCACCTGGTAGCACACTagattttgctgttgcttttagcATGCCTTGGTTTGGTTTAGTATATTCAGGCCAGCCTCAAGCAAGGCTATCATTTATAGAAAGATCTAAAGTCATCTTGGGCCAATTAACTATGGAGCAACATTGGCATGCCTTccaaagtacagtagtacctcggttttcgagtgtCTCAGAAGCCGAACATTTTGATGTTCGAACACCAATTTtcgaacactgaaaacccagaagtgaatgcttccgttttcaaacgttGAACGGTTTCCGAGACgcttttctcaattgaatttgccgACCGCCCCTTgccacctcggttgtcgaacgttttggaagttgaatggtcttctggaatgggttacatttgacaaccgaggtaccactcacTGTATAGTTAAGTCTCTGTGTACATGTTTGCAGTATAGATGTGAAAAAACCCTTTGTTATTCTTGATGCTCAGGGTAGCAGTTGTGAACTGCCTTTTGCAGTGCCTGGTGCTCTGTTGGCTGCATTAAGAATTgctagaaaaaggaaggaagcttCCCATTTAGTTTTTTTCCTAACTATACTGGGTGGCTTGGAGAGATGCTTATGCAACCTTCCTCTTCTGGCTATGGCTCTTAAGTCTTATGCAGTACTTTGGGGGCGCagttttgatatatatatatttttttggggggggaaggactACGATTTTTGGCCAGGTCAAACTGAACCATGGCTGGGATCGCCATGCTGTTGTGGGAATGACCCCCTGCCCACCTGCAGCTCCTAGGACAGGGGAGCAGCAGTGTGTGAAGCCTTGTGGGGAGGGGATAACTGAAGAAGGAAAGGTAACCCCCGAATCCAAGAATTGGGTGAAGCTGGTTGGAGGAGTGGCTCTTGCCTTCCCCCTGGCTCCACCTTCTGCATTGCAGAaatccccttaaccttctcaaaACTGAATGCATAACCATGTCAAGAGGTAGTGGAAAGTCAGTGCTATCAGCTGGCTTAACGCTAATTGCTAAATATCAATAATGCTAGAatgtttccccccaccaccaGTAATCTAATAAATAATGTGTGTTGCTTGAACAACCAGCATTCCTATGGACCACTGGACTATGAGAGCCTTCAGCAAGAACTTGCATTAAAAGAGACTGTGTGGAAAAAAGTGTCACCCGAGGCAAATGAGGACGTCTCCACTACTGTAGTATATAGAATGGAAGGTCGAGGAGAGCAAAACTAAAAGAAATGGGCTCTAGTTTCAGAGAGTTGGTTTTCATCTTTAAACATGCTCCCTTTTCTCTAGATCGCACAGTTCCAGAGAAGCTAGTTTTGTTTTCAGTGTTTTGTAAATAACTTCTCCGAGATACCAAAGATTAATATCTGGTTTTATGCAGATTCATTTTAATCGCTTTTTCAGAAAGCAAGCGGAAAATAAAGCACGAAAATGTGTGTCACCTACACTTGCAATTGTATCATGCTTAAGGAATGAATTCAAAAGGGAATTTTAATGgggtattaaaatacagaaaatttGCAATGCAGCAAAACACAAAGGTATATTGGCTAGAAAAGAAAATTGGAACAATAGatgtagaaaataataatacccgaatcatatattttttataaGTGGATAAATTTTACTGTTGTCACAATTTGCTTGGATTTTAACAGACTGTTAAACAAATCCTGTTagttttttctctctgtgtgtcttttaGTATCTTAATCCTAAACATTTAGAAGCAGGTTCATTTGCTTTCAGttcaagcaaataaatgcaaagtCATTCAACTTGTGCAACATTGGAAAAGGCTGAAAATGAATGGAGGTGATAGGATTCTTTGTATCAGTCGTTATGTAACAGTATGTAGAAACCTAGTTTAAACAACTCTTAAATATATTGAAATATACTAAAGTATAGAATAGTATTGATAAGTTCAAGTTAATCTTCTAAAAGCAGCATATTAGGAAACCATGCTTGCATTGTGCCTTTGACTTCTGTAAAATGATAGAACCAGTGGTTGAGAGATACATACTccatatatattataatatatatattactgtAGAGTCTACCAAAAATATCCCAGAAATAAATAATAGGTGCAATAAGAAAGAAGGCGTTTCACATTAGAGAGCCCTTTAACACACGGAGGCATTGCTTTTCTGCCGTTCGCTGAAAGTGGTATTTAGTGCTTTCAAGAACCTCCAGTTTTAACATAGCAAGGGGAAGGAGCCTTGTGGTAGTCTCTACATTTTTACATGCAGTAGGTGGCCAGTTTCaaatcctggcacctccaggtagatcTGGAGCTTTTGTATGAAATTCCTAGAGAGATGTTGCCAATCACTGTAAAGTTTGGCTGTAGTGAGGTGGATGAGCTGGTGGTCTGACTTCATATAAATCTACTTCCTATGTAATTAGCAACCCTGTTTCCCCTTGGCCAATATCTTCTTAGAATGTCTGCTCACAGGAAATTTACATTCAACAAATGTCCTTTCTAATgttaattaaaagcttcctgttcAGAAGTTCAACCTGCTTCATTGCTTCTGTGATCCTTGTTGCTGAAAGAGCGGTGATGAATTACCCCTTATTTAGTCAGCTTCTGTTCCTGGTGTGTGTCAATTTAAGTCT
The nucleotide sequence above comes from Zootoca vivipara chromosome 1, rZooViv1.1, whole genome shotgun sequence. Encoded proteins:
- the GLS gene encoding glutaminase kidney isoform, mitochondrial isoform X4, giving the protein MALSMTALGSMEYFDNCNSSMKLQGANNAEKFDYVMQFMNKMAGNEYVGFSNATFQSERESGDRNFAIGYYLKEKKCFPEGTDMVGILDFYFQLCSIEVTCESASVMAATLANGGFCPITGERVLSPEAVRNTLSLMHSCGMYDFSGQFAFHVGLPAKSGVAGGILLVVPNVMGMMCWSPPLDKMGNSVKGIHFCHELVSLCNFHNYDNLRHFAKKLDPRREGGDQRVKSVINLLFAAYTGDVSALRRFALSGMDMEQRDYDSRTALHVAAAEGHVEVVKFLLEACKVNPFPKDRWNNTPMDEALHFGHHDVFKILQEYQVQYTPPDDSGSGKENQTVQKNLDGLL
- the GLS gene encoding glutaminase kidney isoform, mitochondrial isoform X3; protein product: MLTHFPKATFTVHLKGFCGLNVVTYFTALGSMEYFDNCNSSMKLQGANNAEKFDYVMQFMNKMAGNEYVGFSNATFQSERESGDRNFAIGYYLKEKKCFPEGTDMVGILDFYFQLCSIEVTCESASVMAATLANGGFCPITGERVLSPEAVRNTLSLMHSCGMYDFSGQFAFHVGLPAKSGVAGGILLVVPNVMGMMCWSPPLDKMGNSVKGIHFCHELVSLCNFHNYDNLRHFAKKLDPRREGGDQRVKSVINLLFAAYTGDVSALRRFALSGMDMEQRDYDSRTALHVAAAEGHVEVVKFLLEACKVNPFPKDRWNNTPMDEALHFGHHDVFKILQEYQVQYTPPDDSGSGKENQTVQKNLDGLL